The Nitrospira tepida genome includes a window with the following:
- the wecB gene encoding non-hydrolyzing UDP-N-acetylglucosamine 2-epimerase, which produces MKIVSVVGARPNFMKIAPLIRAMRRRSGIQSILVHTGQHYDASMAGRFFEDLEIPRPDVSLEVGSGTHAVQTAEVMKRLEPVLERERPDLVLVVGDVNSTMAAALTAVKLKIKVAHVEAGLRSYDRSMPEEINRLVTDAVSDLLFVTEESGEKNLKAEGIAPDKIFFVGNVMIDSLESSRRLWTRSNIVEQLQLNKAQYGVVTLHRPSNVDDVRILEGLIEALCVVAQRCPLVFPVHPRTIGALKSLGRFRACLHFGDGPAPATGIRCMDPIGYLDFMALVASARMVLTDSGGLQEETTVLGIPCLTLRENTERPVTVTHGTNRVIGANPSRIVSEAAKVLDHPVQPPAPPPLWDGQAAERIVTILLDQFSGR; this is translated from the coding sequence ATGAAGATTGTCAGTGTCGTCGGAGCGCGGCCGAATTTCATGAAAATCGCTCCTCTCATCAGGGCCATGCGCAGGCGCTCCGGGATTCAGTCGATCCTGGTGCACACGGGGCAGCACTACGATGCGAGCATGGCCGGGCGCTTTTTTGAGGATCTGGAAATTCCACGGCCGGACGTCTCGTTGGAAGTCGGGTCCGGCACGCATGCCGTGCAGACGGCGGAGGTCATGAAGCGGCTGGAGCCCGTGCTGGAGCGCGAGCGGCCGGACCTGGTGCTCGTGGTGGGCGACGTCAATTCAACCATGGCCGCCGCCCTCACGGCGGTCAAGCTCAAGATCAAGGTGGCCCATGTCGAGGCCGGGCTGCGAAGCTATGATCGGTCGATGCCCGAGGAGATCAATCGGCTCGTGACCGACGCGGTGTCCGATCTGCTGTTTGTGACCGAGGAGAGTGGAGAGAAGAATCTGAAGGCGGAAGGCATCGCCCCGGACAAGATCTTTTTCGTGGGCAATGTGATGATCGATTCCCTCGAATCGTCACGCCGGCTCTGGACCCGTTCCAACATTGTGGAGCAGCTCCAGCTCAACAAGGCCCAGTATGGGGTGGTAACGCTCCATCGCCCTTCCAATGTGGACGATGTCAGGATTCTGGAGGGGCTCATCGAGGCCCTCTGCGTGGTCGCCCAACGGTGCCCGCTCGTCTTTCCGGTTCATCCCCGGACGATCGGAGCGCTGAAATCGCTGGGCCGGTTCCGTGCCTGTCTTCATTTCGGGGATGGACCAGCGCCGGCCACGGGCATCCGGTGCATGGACCCCATTGGGTATCTCGACTTTATGGCCCTGGTGGCGAGCGCGAGAATGGTGCTGACGGACTCCGGAGGATTGCAGGAAGAAACGACGGTGCTGGGGATTCCGTGTTTGACGCTCCGGGAGAACACGGAGCGGCCGGTGACCGTGACGCACGGAACCAATCGGGTGATCGGGGCGAACCCTTCCCGAATCGTGTCCGAGGCCGCCAAGGTCCTCGATCACCCCGTCCAACCCCCGGCTCCTCCTCCTCTGTGGGATGGTCAGGCCGCGGAGCGCATTGTTACGATCCTGCTCGATCAGTTCAGCGGGCGGTGA
- the asnB gene encoding asparagine synthase (glutamine-hydrolyzing), whose translation MCGIAVMCGMAGRPVDEAALDRMTRSLVHRGPDDSGLFLDGSVGLGFRRLAILDLSPAGHQPMVSDDGRFVLVFNGEIFNYVELRRELVDLGYRFRSTGDSEVLLNAYRQWGAECLPKLNGMWAFIIYDKGNRRLFGSRDRFGVKPLFVHRQREYVLLASEIKAIRASGLYRGGVNWTIASRFLIEGHLDDRGESFYDGIDPIPPGSAFELDLEGRWKSWTYWDLDHLPSVDVHDPPAAFADLFEQAVRLRMRSDVPVGVCLSGGLDSTSIICAAARQRNEGDQSASGPLQAFCYMAKEFDESKYIADTLAETKAQLRELQTDPMDLWQNVRRMLWYQDEPVHTMTATVGYRLMGLVAGHGIRVVLNGQGADETIGGYFSFFLDHWRELLGEGRFNKAWAEIRAYTEVHGGSPFHSFKEASVSLLMTVLHGVPLYRALSDRRYGRKILNNPWFTKELSSRVPHGERAPGLNRLNDVLKRGVTNAPLPLYLRIEDRNSMAHSVETRLPFLDYRLVSLLFGLPAEWKVRGPWNKFILREAMRGRIPESVRARPDKMGFPTAGRKWFAHDLYEPMADLLASRAVRERGIYHVSTVVKDLERHKRGEIDVHHDLFHLAEFEMVADLMGEQAVRPDDGPVAIQTRGADGGHPQAAVPA comes from the coding sequence ATGTGCGGTATCGCGGTCATGTGTGGAATGGCAGGCAGGCCTGTCGATGAGGCGGCGCTTGACCGGATGACCCGGAGCCTTGTCCATCGCGGTCCGGATGACAGCGGCCTATTCCTTGACGGTTCCGTGGGGCTCGGGTTCCGGCGCTTGGCCATTCTCGATCTCTCCCCGGCCGGCCATCAGCCCATGGTCAGCGACGACGGCCGATTCGTGCTCGTGTTCAACGGGGAAATTTTCAACTATGTGGAGCTGCGTCGCGAGTTGGTCGATCTCGGATATCGATTTCGGTCGACGGGCGACAGCGAAGTTCTGCTGAATGCCTACCGCCAGTGGGGCGCGGAGTGCCTGCCGAAACTGAACGGCATGTGGGCGTTCATCATCTATGACAAGGGGAATCGACGCCTGTTCGGGTCGCGTGACCGGTTCGGGGTCAAACCGCTGTTCGTCCACCGGCAACGGGAGTACGTCCTGTTGGCGTCCGAGATCAAAGCAATCCGCGCCTCCGGGTTGTACCGGGGAGGCGTCAATTGGACGATCGCGTCCCGCTTCCTGATCGAAGGTCACCTGGACGACCGCGGCGAGAGTTTCTATGACGGGATCGATCCGATTCCTCCGGGGTCGGCCTTCGAGCTGGATCTGGAAGGCAGGTGGAAATCATGGACCTATTGGGATTTGGACCACCTGCCGTCCGTCGACGTCCATGACCCGCCGGCGGCCTTTGCCGACCTGTTCGAACAGGCGGTGCGGCTTCGCATGCGGAGCGATGTGCCCGTTGGCGTGTGCCTCTCGGGAGGCCTCGACTCGACGTCGATTATTTGCGCCGCGGCCAGGCAGCGGAATGAAGGCGACCAATCGGCCTCGGGGCCGCTCCAGGCCTTTTGTTACATGGCCAAGGAGTTTGATGAATCGAAGTACATCGCCGATACCTTGGCCGAGACGAAAGCCCAGCTACGGGAACTCCAGACGGATCCGATGGACCTGTGGCAGAATGTCCGGCGGATGTTGTGGTATCAGGATGAGCCGGTCCACACGATGACCGCAACGGTCGGCTATCGATTGATGGGCCTGGTCGCCGGCCATGGCATTCGGGTCGTGCTGAACGGACAGGGGGCGGACGAGACGATCGGCGGCTACTTCAGTTTTTTTCTCGACCACTGGCGTGAGCTGCTCGGCGAGGGACGGTTCAACAAGGCCTGGGCGGAGATCCGCGCCTATACCGAGGTGCACGGAGGAAGCCCGTTCCACTCGTTCAAGGAGGCATCCGTGAGTCTCCTGATGACCGTGCTTCATGGGGTCCCCCTCTATCGCGCGTTATCGGACCGGCGGTACGGCCGCAAGATTCTGAACAATCCGTGGTTCACGAAGGAGCTCAGTTCGCGCGTTCCACACGGAGAGCGGGCACCTGGCCTCAATCGTCTGAATGACGTTTTAAAACGCGGGGTCACCAATGCGCCGCTTCCGCTGTATCTCCGGATCGAGGACCGGAATTCGATGGCGCATTCGGTGGAAACCCGGCTCCCGTTTCTCGATTATCGGCTTGTGTCGCTGCTGTTCGGCCTCCCGGCGGAATGGAAGGTGCGGGGACCCTGGAATAAATTCATCCTGCGCGAGGCCATGCGAGGGCGCATTCCCGAATCGGTGCGGGCACGGCCGGACAAGATGGGCTTTCCGACGGCGGGGCGGAAATGGTTTGCTCATGATCTCTATGAGCCCATGGCGGACTTGCTGGCCAGCCGCGCGGTTCGGGAACGCGGCATTTACCATGTCAGCACCGTCGTGAAGGATCTCGAACGGCACAAGCGGGGCGAGATCGATGTGCACCATGATCTGTTCCATCTGGCTGAATTCGAGATGGTCGCGGATCTGATGGGAGAGCAGGCCGTTCGGCCGGATGATGGGCCTGTTGCGATCCAAACGAGGGGGGCCGATGGAGGACATCCGCAGGCGGCCGTGCCGGCCTAG